In Georgenia soli, a genomic segment contains:
- a CDS encoding F0F1 ATP synthase subunit epsilon, protein MKVDVVSTTARLWGGEATSVVVPAANGDLGILPGRQPVLAVLRPGVVRITPTSGSVVTVDVTSGFVSVDEDAVTVVVEGADVLAENLR, encoded by the coding sequence ATGAAGGTAGACGTCGTCTCGACGACCGCCCGCCTGTGGGGCGGGGAGGCCACCAGCGTGGTCGTCCCCGCCGCCAACGGCGACCTGGGCATCCTGCCCGGCCGCCAGCCGGTGCTCGCGGTGCTGCGTCCGGGGGTCGTCCGCATCACGCCGACCTCGGGGTCCGTGGTGACCGTGGACGTCACGTCCGGGTTCGTGTCCGTCGACGAGGACGCCGTGACCGTCGTCGTCGAGGGCGCGGACGTACTTGCCGAGAACCTGCGGTAG
- the atpD gene encoding F0F1 ATP synthase subunit beta — MTATATESAKTAGPGVGRISRVTGPVVDIEFPADAIPNMYNALTTEVSLGEEAGGTSTMTLEVAQHLGDNLVRAIALKPTDGLVRGGKVVDTGAPISVPVGDVTKGHVFNVTGEVLNLKEGEQLEITERWPIHREPPEFDQLESRTQMFETGIKVIDLLTPYVQGGKIGLFGGAGVGKTVLIQEMIQRVAQDHGGVSVFAGVGERTREGNDLIVEMEEAGVFDKTALVFGQMDEPPGVRLRVALSALTMAEYFRDVQKQEVLLFIDNIFRFTQAGSEVSTLLGRMPSAVGYQPNLADEMGQLQERITSVRGHSITSLQAIYVPADDYTDPAPATTFAHLDATTELSRDIASRGLYPAVDPLASTSRILDPQYVGQEHYDVATRVKSILQKNKELQDIIAILGVDELSEEDKVTVARARRIEQFLSQNTYTAVKFTGVEGSTVPVAETVEAFKRIADGDYDHVPEQAFFNIGGIEDLERAWSKIQSELR, encoded by the coding sequence ATGACTGCCACTGCCACCGAATCGGCGAAGACCGCCGGACCCGGCGTCGGCCGGATCTCCCGTGTGACCGGCCCCGTCGTGGACATCGAGTTCCCGGCGGACGCCATCCCGAACATGTACAACGCCCTCACCACCGAGGTCTCCCTCGGCGAGGAGGCCGGCGGGACGTCGACCATGACGCTCGAGGTCGCCCAGCACCTCGGCGACAACCTGGTCCGCGCCATCGCGCTGAAGCCGACCGACGGCCTCGTGCGCGGCGGGAAGGTCGTCGACACCGGCGCCCCCATCTCCGTCCCGGTCGGTGACGTCACCAAGGGCCACGTCTTCAACGTGACCGGCGAGGTGCTCAACCTCAAGGAGGGCGAGCAGCTCGAGATCACCGAGCGCTGGCCCATCCACCGCGAGCCGCCGGAGTTCGACCAGCTCGAGTCCCGCACCCAGATGTTCGAGACGGGCATCAAGGTCATCGACCTGCTCACCCCGTACGTCCAGGGCGGGAAGATCGGCCTGTTCGGCGGCGCCGGCGTCGGCAAGACGGTCCTCATCCAGGAGATGATCCAGCGCGTCGCGCAGGACCACGGCGGTGTGTCCGTCTTCGCGGGCGTCGGTGAGCGCACCCGTGAGGGCAACGACCTCATCGTCGAGATGGAGGAGGCGGGCGTCTTCGACAAGACGGCCCTCGTCTTCGGCCAGATGGACGAGCCGCCGGGCGTGCGTCTGCGCGTCGCCCTCTCCGCCCTGACCATGGCGGAGTACTTCCGCGACGTGCAGAAGCAGGAGGTGCTGCTCTTCATCGACAACATCTTCCGCTTCACCCAGGCCGGTTCCGAGGTGTCCACGCTGCTGGGCCGCATGCCCTCCGCGGTGGGCTACCAGCCGAACCTCGCCGACGAGATGGGCCAGCTGCAGGAGCGCATCACCTCCGTGCGCGGGCACTCCATCACCTCGCTCCAGGCCATCTACGTGCCCGCGGACGACTACACCGACCCGGCGCCGGCCACGACGTTCGCGCACCTCGACGCCACGACCGAGCTCTCGCGCGACATCGCCTCGCGCGGTCTGTACCCGGCCGTGGACCCGCTGGCCTCCACCTCGCGCATCCTCGACCCGCAGTACGTGGGCCAGGAGCACTACGACGTGGCGACCCGCGTGAAGTCGATCCTGCAGAAGAACAAGGAGCTGCAGGACATCATCGCCATCCTCGGTGTCGACGAGCTCTCCGAGGAGGACAAGGTCACGGTCGCGCGTGCGCGCCGCATCGAGCAGTTCCTCTCGCAGAACACCTACACGGCCGTGAAGTTCACGGGCGTCGAGGGCTCGACCGTGCCGGTCGCCGAGACCGTCGAGGCGTTCAAGCGCATCGCCGACGGCGACTACGACCACGTCCCGGAGCAGGCGTTCTTCAACATCGGCGGCATCGAGGACCTCGAGCGCGCCTGGTCGAAGATCCAGTCCGAGCTCCGCTGA